A single Cannabis sativa cultivar Pink pepper isolate KNU-18-1 chromosome 7, ASM2916894v1, whole genome shotgun sequence DNA region contains:
- the LOC115696472 gene encoding uncharacterized protein LOC115696472, whose product MGRAPLCNVAPNLWNKLWNSKKLECHKVLWWSILSNDLPVRAILSKRMVIDEISCPFCGNGDETMEHLFLYWDLASHLWRSSPWGVMHVVESGARMWDWIMDPVCSSLTRLMVLWVGLPRQRIGSKSTVMLESEWKPCVRW is encoded by the exons ATGGGACGGGCTCCTTTGTGTAATGTAGCTCCGAACTTATGGAACAAGCTGTGGAATTCAAAAAAATTGGAGTGTCACAAAGTCCTCTGGTGGAGTATCCTCTCGAATGATCTACCTGTAAGGGCTATCCTTTCTAAGAGAATGGTTATTGATGAGATCTCTTGCCCCTTTTGTGGTAATGGTGATGAAACTATGGAGCATTTATTTCTCTACTGGGATCTGGCGTCTCACCTTTGGAGATCTTCCCCTTGGGGGGTTATGCATGTTGTGGAGTCTGGGGCCCGCATGTGGGACTGG ATTATGGATCCAGTTTGTTCAAGTCTCACCAGGTTGATGGTACTCTGGGTTGGTCTCCCCCGCCAGAGGATTGGGTCAAAATCAACTGTGATGTTAGAGTCAGAGTGGAAACCATGTGTGCGGTGGTGA